The following proteins are encoded in a genomic region of Comamonas resistens:
- a CDS encoding tripartite tricarboxylate transporter TctB family protein, which translates to MSESLQNLAQAAEAAQVSAYADPDEPQSPNVPSKRAQTIVGAGVLLVAAGLAFGALQIPSDSGYGGVGPNFLPWVCAAILGICGALLIWEAQTGGFRHAADPGGSPKADILPFVWVSAGLLVNAALIGTLGFILSCTVCYVLAVQGLRRAAHQSEASAVGTWVKDVITGLLISAPVFWMFTQFLAINLPGLTQTGWL; encoded by the coding sequence ATGTCTGAATCACTCCAGAATCTGGCTCAGGCTGCGGAGGCCGCACAGGTTTCGGCCTATGCAGACCCTGACGAGCCACAAAGCCCGAACGTACCGTCCAAAAGAGCCCAAACCATTGTCGGTGCCGGTGTGCTGCTGGTCGCTGCAGGCCTGGCTTTCGGTGCTCTGCAAATCCCCTCGGACTCCGGCTATGGCGGTGTGGGCCCCAATTTCCTGCCCTGGGTTTGCGCAGCAATCCTGGGCATCTGCGGCGCTCTACTGATCTGGGAAGCGCAGACCGGCGGCTTTCGCCATGCAGCCGATCCGGGTGGTAGCCCCAAGGCCGACATCCTGCCCTTTGTCTGGGTTTCTGCGGGCCTGCTGGTGAATGCGGCGTTGATCGGCACCCTGGGTTTCATCCTGAGCTGCACGGTCTGCTATGTGCTGGCCGTGCAGGGCTTGCGCCGCGCGGCGCACCAGTCTGAGGCTTCGGCTGTCGGTACCTGGGTCAAGGATGTGATCACCGGCTTGCTGATCTCGGCACCCGTGTTCTGGATGTTTACGCAATTCCTGGCGATCAATCTGCCGGGCCTGACTCAGACGGGGTGGCTGTAA
- a CDS encoding tripartite tricarboxylate transporter permease, whose amino-acid sequence MDIFNALMAGFATAITPVNLLWALVGCALGTAVGVLPGIGPAVAVAMLLPITAKVDVTASMIFFAGIYYGAMYGGSTTSILLNTPGETASMVTAMEGNKMAKSGRAGAALATAAIGSFVAGTFATVVVTLFAPYVADFAVKLGPPEYFMLMVLAFTTVSAVLGQSSLRGMTALFVGLAAGCIGMDQISGAARYTGGKMELLDGIDIVLVAVGLFAVAEVLYAAMYEGKVEESQNKLTRVHMTKRDWKRSWPAWMRGTLLGTPFGCIPAGGTEIPTFLSYATEKKLAKGEDRAEFGGKGAIEGVAGPEAANNATVTAALIPLLTLGIPTSNTTAVLLGAFQNYGINPGPQLFTSSAALVWALIASLYIGNVMLLVLNLPMVGLWVKLLKIPRPQLYAGILIFATVGAYGMRQSAFDLFLLYGIGVLGVIMRRFDFPTAPVVVGMILGPLAEAQMRNAVSIGEGSWWIFLQRPMSLTLIIIVLAVLIVPRVLKRMSASKSTEVLATS is encoded by the coding sequence ATGGATATCTTCAACGCATTGATGGCGGGCTTCGCCACGGCCATCACACCTGTCAATCTGCTCTGGGCCCTGGTCGGCTGCGCACTGGGTACGGCCGTGGGCGTGCTGCCCGGCATCGGCCCGGCCGTGGCGGTGGCCATGCTGCTGCCCATCACCGCCAAGGTCGATGTCACTGCTTCGATGATCTTCTTTGCCGGTATCTACTACGGCGCCATGTATGGCGGCTCGACCACCTCGATTCTGCTGAACACGCCCGGCGAAACGGCGTCCATGGTCACGGCCATGGAGGGCAACAAGATGGCCAAGAGCGGCCGCGCCGGTGCGGCGCTGGCCACGGCTGCCATCGGCTCGTTTGTGGCCGGTACCTTTGCCACCGTGGTGGTGACGCTGTTTGCTCCCTATGTGGCCGACTTCGCCGTGAAGCTGGGCCCGCCCGAGTACTTCATGCTCATGGTGCTGGCCTTCACCACCGTGAGTGCGGTGCTGGGTCAAAGCTCGCTGCGCGGCATGACGGCGCTGTTTGTCGGCCTGGCGGCCGGCTGCATTGGCATGGATCAGATCTCCGGTGCTGCGCGCTATACCGGCGGTAAGATGGAACTGCTGGACGGCATCGACATCGTGCTGGTGGCCGTGGGTCTGTTTGCCGTGGCCGAAGTGCTGTATGCCGCCATGTATGAGGGCAAGGTCGAAGAGTCCCAGAACAAGCTGACCCGTGTGCACATGACCAAGCGTGACTGGAAGCGTTCCTGGCCCGCCTGGATGCGCGGTACGCTGCTGGGCACACCGTTCGGCTGCATTCCTGCCGGCGGCACCGAGATCCCGACCTTCCTGAGCTATGCGACCGAGAAGAAGCTGGCCAAGGGCGAGGACAGGGCCGAGTTCGGCGGCAAGGGCGCTATCGAAGGCGTGGCCGGCCCCGAAGCCGCCAATAACGCCACGGTGACGGCAGCGCTGATTCCTCTGCTGACGCTGGGCATTCCCACCAGCAACACCACGGCCGTGCTGTTGGGCGCCTTCCAGAACTACGGCATCAACCCCGGCCCCCAACTGTTCACCAGCTCGGCAGCCCTGGTCTGGGCGCTGATCGCCTCGCTGTACATCGGCAACGTGATGCTGCTGGTGCTGAACCTGCCCATGGTGGGCCTGTGGGTCAAGCTGCTGAAGATTCCCCGTCCCCAGCTCTATGCGGGCATTCTGATCTTCGCGACCGTCGGTGCCTATGGCATGCGCCAGAGCGCCTTCGATTTGTTCCTGCTCTATGGCATCGGCGTGCTGGGCGTGATCATGCGTCGCTTCGACTTCCCCACGGCTCCCGTGGTGGTGGGCATGATCCTCGGCCCTCTGGCCGAAGCCCAGATGCGCAATGCCGTGTCTATCGGCGAAGGCAGCTGGTGGATCTTCTTGCAGCGCCCCATGTCGCTGACGCTGATCATCATCGTGCTGGCGGTGCTGATCGTGCCCCGTGTGCTCAAGCGCATGTCGGCCTCCAAATCGACAGAGGTTTTGGCAACAAGCTGA
- a CDS encoding sigma-54 interaction domain-containing protein has product MRVEPITTVPGKGLPADADGIYALAARSMFQLFSSMSQGMFLADRTGRIVWVNEGYERFLPRLGVMSVDDFLGHMVEEVIPNTQMRRVLETGQPVLIDLLTNSAGTFVVSRLPLRDEEGAVIGAIGIVLFDQPETTLQPLISKFALLQRDLDEARRELAAQRNRSLRAAAHGERRAKYSFASFVGSSPAAVEVKRQARRAAQSMSPVLLLGETGTGKELLAHAIHAASARASGPFVSVNIAAIPESLLEAEFFGVAPGAFTGAERKPRDGKFKLADGGTLFLDEIGDMPASLQAKLLRALQEGEIEPLGSNQIVHFNARVVAATSRDLPQMVRDGQFREDLFYRLHVLPIRVPPLRERRSDIAALVEVLGEDLALRNDMPPPELGVDALELLAAQAWRGNIRELRNVLEQAAMRSDETRITADLLAEVLRSSGVEPLRLPQIMGALSRTSEAAGTITAGEADLLRPLSEQIAELETRAIRAALKAHDGNKLAVARALGISRAKLYDRLAQLNL; this is encoded by the coding sequence ATGCGCGTCGAACCAATCACCACCGTGCCCGGCAAAGGACTGCCTGCGGATGCCGACGGTATTTATGCGCTGGCAGCGCGCTCCATGTTTCAGCTGTTTTCGTCCATGAGCCAGGGCATGTTCCTGGCCGATCGCACGGGGCGCATCGTCTGGGTGAATGAGGGCTACGAGCGCTTTTTGCCCCGGCTGGGCGTGATGTCGGTCGATGATTTTCTGGGCCATATGGTCGAAGAAGTCATCCCCAATACCCAGATGCGCCGGGTGCTGGAAACCGGCCAGCCTGTACTCATTGACCTGCTGACCAATAGCGCGGGCACTTTTGTGGTTAGCCGCCTGCCGCTGCGTGATGAAGAGGGCGCGGTGATCGGCGCCATAGGCATTGTGTTGTTCGATCAACCCGAAACCACGCTGCAGCCGCTGATCAGCAAGTTTGCGCTGCTGCAGCGCGACCTCGATGAAGCCAGGCGCGAGCTGGCGGCCCAGCGCAATCGCAGCCTGCGTGCGGCAGCCCATGGGGAGAGGCGGGCCAAATACAGTTTCGCTAGCTTTGTGGGCAGCAGCCCGGCCGCCGTTGAAGTCAAGCGCCAGGCCCGGCGCGCAGCCCAATCCATGAGCCCGGTCTTGCTACTGGGCGAGACCGGTACGGGCAAGGAGCTGCTGGCCCATGCGATTCATGCAGCCTCGGCGCGCGCCAGCGGCCCGTTTGTGTCCGTCAATATCGCGGCCATCCCCGAGAGCCTGCTGGAGGCCGAGTTCTTCGGCGTGGCGCCCGGTGCATTCACCGGGGCCGAGCGCAAGCCGCGCGACGGCAAGTTCAAGCTGGCCGACGGCGGCACTCTGTTTCTCGACGAAATCGGCGACATGCCCGCCAGCCTGCAGGCCAAGCTGCTGCGGGCGCTGCAGGAAGGCGAGATCGAGCCGCTGGGCTCCAATCAGATCGTGCACTTCAATGCGCGCGTGGTAGCTGCCACCTCGCGTGATCTGCCGCAGATGGTGCGCGACGGCCAGTTCCGCGAGGACCTGTTTTATCGCCTGCATGTGCTGCCGATACGCGTGCCGCCGCTGCGCGAACGCCGCAGCGATATCGCCGCCCTGGTGGAAGTGCTGGGCGAGGACCTGGCCCTGCGCAACGATATGCCGCCACCGGAGCTGGGAGTCGACGCGCTGGAACTGCTGGCCGCCCAGGCCTGGCGCGGCAATATCCGTGAACTGCGCAATGTGCTGGAGCAGGCCGCCATGCGCAGCGACGAGACGCGCATCACGGCCGACCTGCTGGCCGAGGTGCTGCGATCCTCGGGCGTGGAGCCTCTGCGCTTGCCCCAGATCATGGGCGCGCTCTCCAGGACCTCTGAGGCGGCCGGGACGATCACGGCAGGCGAGGCTGATCTGCTCAGGCCGTTGTCCGAGCAGATCGCCGAGCTGGAGACGCGTGCCATTCGTGCTGCGCTGAAGGCGCATGATGGCAACAAGCTGGCCGTGGCCCGGGCGCTGGGCATCTCCAGGGCCAAGCTTTATGACAGGCTGGCACAGCTGAATCTTTGA
- a CDS encoding acetoacetate--CoA ligase, producing MAVEQGQELWRPTQQQQEQSGLWHYMSWLRESRGRDFPDYEALWQWSATDIEGFWRSVWDYFEIQADGDPGRVLSTHQMPGAQWFPDTSLNYAEHIFRNASDARPAIIARCEGNAPVEVSWQQLQRDVGALAATLRKLDIGPGDRVVAYLPNVPQTVVAFLACVSIGAIWSSCAPEMGVSVVLDRFQQIAPKLIFATDSYTYASRQFDRREVLDEVLQGLPDIARVIHVPGPLFGSDAEHAAVPWRDCMRWDEATRHAAPLQFERVPFSHPLWVVYSSGTTGLPKAMVHSHGGIVLTHLKTNRLQHDVLPGDRFMFLGSTGWIVWNLMIGSLLAGATVVLSDGNPTTPNDDALWDFIDQYQVSIFGCGAAFLTRSMKDGVSPKKGRQFEKLRAINSTGSPLPLDAYAWVYENVKNDLWLASISGGTDIASGFVACAPILPVNAGEIQCRELGVAAYAFNEQGQKVIAEVGELVITEPMPSMPVFFWNDESGARYHDSYFDVFAGCWRHGDWIEFSERGTAVIYGRSDSTINRFGIRMGTAEIYRVVEELDAVKDSLVVDLEYLGRPSFMPLFVTLAEGQALTDELTAQIKNAIKTKASARHVPNVVVQVTEIPRTLTGKKMEVPVRKLLLGADAAKVASPDAMANPSSIDFFIQFREQVPQA from the coding sequence ATGGCAGTGGAACAAGGGCAGGAGTTGTGGAGGCCTACGCAGCAACAGCAGGAGCAAAGCGGTCTGTGGCATTACATGAGCTGGCTGCGCGAAAGCCGGGGCCGTGACTTCCCCGACTACGAGGCGCTGTGGCAGTGGTCGGCGACGGATATCGAAGGCTTCTGGCGCTCCGTCTGGGACTACTTCGAGATCCAGGCCGACGGCGATCCTGGCCGGGTGCTGAGCACGCACCAAATGCCCGGTGCGCAATGGTTTCCGGACACTTCTCTCAACTACGCCGAACATATCTTTCGCAACGCCAGCGATGCACGCCCCGCCATCATTGCGCGTTGCGAAGGGAATGCACCTGTAGAGGTTTCCTGGCAACAGCTGCAGCGTGACGTGGGAGCACTGGCGGCCACGCTGCGCAAGCTGGACATAGGGCCCGGCGATCGCGTGGTGGCCTATCTGCCCAATGTGCCGCAGACCGTGGTGGCGTTTCTGGCCTGCGTCAGCATCGGCGCCATCTGGTCCAGCTGTGCGCCGGAGATGGGGGTCTCCGTGGTGCTGGACCGTTTCCAGCAGATTGCTCCCAAGCTGATTTTCGCGACCGACAGCTATACCTATGCCAGCAGGCAGTTTGACCGCCGTGAGGTGCTGGACGAGGTGCTCCAGGGTCTGCCTGATATCGCCCGGGTGATTCATGTGCCGGGGCCCTTGTTCGGCAGCGATGCAGAACATGCCGCCGTGCCCTGGCGTGACTGCATGCGCTGGGACGAGGCAACGCGTCATGCAGCGCCGCTGCAGTTCGAGCGCGTGCCGTTCTCCCATCCGCTGTGGGTGGTGTACTCATCGGGCACCACCGGCCTGCCCAAGGCCATGGTGCACAGTCATGGCGGCATCGTGCTCACCCATCTCAAGACCAATCGCCTGCAGCACGATGTGTTGCCCGGCGACCGCTTCATGTTCCTGGGCAGCACGGGCTGGATTGTCTGGAACCTGATGATAGGCAGCCTGCTGGCCGGCGCGACCGTGGTGCTGTCCGATGGCAATCCGACGACGCCCAATGACGATGCGCTCTGGGACTTCATCGACCAATACCAGGTCAGCATCTTTGGTTGCGGTGCGGCCTTCCTCACCAGGAGCATGAAGGATGGCGTCTCGCCGAAGAAGGGGCGCCAGTTCGAAAAGCTGCGTGCCATCAACTCCACGGGCTCGCCGCTGCCTCTCGATGCCTATGCCTGGGTCTACGAGAACGTCAAAAATGATCTCTGGCTGGCCTCGATCAGCGGCGGCACGGATATCGCCTCGGGCTTTGTGGCCTGCGCGCCCATACTGCCGGTCAATGCGGGCGAGATCCAGTGCCGCGAACTGGGCGTGGCCGCCTATGCCTTTAACGAACAAGGCCAGAAGGTGATTGCCGAAGTCGGCGAGCTGGTGATTACCGAGCCCATGCCCTCCATGCCCGTGTTCTTCTGGAACGACGAGAGCGGGGCGCGCTACCACGACAGCTATTTCGATGTGTTTGCCGGCTGCTGGCGCCATGGCGACTGGATCGAGTTCAGCGAGCGCGGCACGGCCGTGATCTACGGGCGCTCGGACAGCACCATCAACCGCTTCGGCATACGCATGGGCACGGCGGAGATCTACCGTGTCGTCGAGGAGCTCGACGCCGTCAAGGACAGCCTGGTGGTCGACCTCGAATACCTGGGCCGGCCCTCCTTCATGCCGCTGTTCGTGACTCTGGCCGAAGGCCAGGCATTGACGGACGAGCTGACTGCCCAGATCAAGAACGCCATCAAGACCAAGGCTTCGGCACGCCATGTGCCCAATGTGGTGGTCCAGGTGACCGAGATTCCGCGTACCCTCACCGGCAAGAAGATGGAGGTGCCGGTGCGCAAGCTGCTGTTGGGGGCGGATGCCGCCAAGGTGGCCAGCCCCGATGCCATGGCCAATCCGTCGAGCATTGATTTCTTCATTCAATTTCGAGAGCAGGTGCCGCAGGCGTGA
- a CDS encoding amidohydrolase family protein: protein MNHQDLIAIDFHTHAEVSCRNPFDSYGEEYDRAADKYFGSSLRPTIAETIAYYRERKIGLVMFTVDSEAQLGRRRIPNEEIADAARENSDMMIAFASIDPHKGKMGAREAERLITECGVKGFKFHPTVQGFHPYDRMAWPIYEVINHYKLPAIFHTGHSGIGSGMKCGGGLRLAYSNPMLLDDVAVDFGDMQIVMAHPSFPWQDEAISVALHKPNVWIDLSGWSPKYFPKQLVQYANSLLKDRVLFGSDFPLITPDRWMKDFEVAGFKPEVMPGILKGNAVRLLELDKKRDAA from the coding sequence ATGAACCATCAAGACCTGATCGCCATCGACTTCCACACCCATGCCGAAGTCAGCTGCCGCAATCCCTTTGACAGCTATGGCGAGGAGTACGACCGCGCGGCCGACAAATACTTCGGCAGCTCGCTGCGCCCCACGATTGCCGAGACCATCGCCTATTACCGCGAGCGCAAGATCGGTCTGGTGATGTTCACCGTGGACAGCGAGGCGCAGCTGGGCCGCCGCCGCATTCCCAACGAGGAGATTGCCGATGCCGCGCGCGAGAACAGCGACATGATGATTGCCTTCGCCAGCATCGACCCCCACAAGGGCAAGATGGGTGCGCGTGAGGCCGAGCGCCTGATCACCGAATGTGGGGTCAAGGGCTTCAAGTTTCACCCCACGGTCCAGGGCTTCCATCCCTACGACCGCATGGCCTGGCCCATCTACGAAGTCATCAACCATTACAAGCTGCCCGCCATCTTCCATACCGGCCACAGCGGCATTGGCAGTGGCATGAAGTGCGGCGGCGGCCTGCGCCTGGCCTACAGCAACCCCATGCTGCTCGACGATGTGGCCGTGGACTTCGGCGACATGCAGATCGTCATGGCCCACCCCAGCTTTCCCTGGCAGGACGAGGCGATCTCGGTGGCGCTGCACAAGCCCAATGTCTGGATAGACCTCTCGGGCTGGAGCCCCAAGTATTTCCCCAAACAGCTGGTGCAGTACGCCAACAGCTTGCTCAAGGACCGCGTGCTGTTCGGCAGCGACTTCCCGCTGATCACGCCCGACCGCTGGATGAAGGATTTCGAGGTCGCGGGCTTCAAGCCCGAGGTCATGCCCGGCATTCTCAAGGGCAACGCCGTGCGGCTGCTGGAGCTCGACAAAAAGCGCGATGCAGCGTGA
- a CDS encoding substrate-binding domain-containing protein: protein MHKRSLLQAAVLAAMVVHVPGALAQSEIRIAHVYSKTGPLEAYGKQTQAGLMMGLEYATGGSMTVAGKKLVVIEKDDQGKPDLGKSQLATAYSDDKADLAVGPSASGVALAMLPVAEEYKKILIVEPAVADSITGDKWNKYIFRTGRNSSQDAISNAVAIDKPGVTIATLAQDNAFGRDGVKAFKEAVKKGKLVHEEYLPAATTDFTAGAQRLIDKLKDQPGKKIIWIVWAGAGNPFKIADMDLKRYGIEIATGGNILPAMAAYKNLPGMEGATYYYYGIPKNPVNEALVSMNYKQFKAPPDFFTAGGFSAAMAIVTALKKTNGDTKANALIKAMEGMSFDTPKGPMTFRKQDHQAMQSMYHFRIKNDPAFAWGVPELVREIKPEEMDVPVRNGR from the coding sequence ATGCACAAGCGCAGCCTGCTGCAGGCGGCCGTTCTGGCGGCCATGGTGGTTCATGTTCCCGGCGCCCTGGCGCAATCCGAAATCCGCATTGCCCATGTCTACAGCAAGACCGGCCCTCTGGAAGCCTATGGCAAGCAGACCCAGGCGGGACTGATGATGGGCCTGGAATACGCGACGGGTGGCAGCATGACGGTGGCAGGCAAGAAGCTGGTGGTGATAGAGAAGGACGATCAGGGCAAGCCCGACCTCGGCAAGAGCCAGCTGGCCACCGCGTATTCGGACGACAAGGCCGATCTGGCCGTGGGCCCCAGCGCCTCGGGCGTGGCGCTGGCCATGCTGCCCGTGGCCGAGGAGTACAAGAAGATCCTGATCGTGGAGCCCGCCGTGGCCGACTCGATCACGGGCGACAAGTGGAACAAGTACATCTTCCGCACGGGCCGCAATTCCAGCCAGGATGCAATCAGCAATGCCGTGGCCATAGACAAGCCCGGCGTGACCATTGCCACGCTGGCCCAGGACAACGCCTTCGGGCGCGACGGCGTCAAGGCCTTCAAGGAGGCCGTCAAGAAGGGCAAGCTGGTGCATGAGGAGTACCTGCCCGCAGCCACGACCGACTTCACGGCCGGCGCCCAGCGCCTGATCGACAAGCTCAAGGACCAGCCGGGCAAGAAGATCATCTGGATCGTCTGGGCCGGTGCCGGCAATCCGTTCAAGATCGCCGACATGGACCTCAAGCGCTACGGCATCGAGATCGCCACGGGCGGCAACATCCTGCCCGCCATGGCGGCCTACAAGAACCTGCCGGGCATGGAAGGCGCGACCTATTACTACTACGGCATTCCCAAGAATCCGGTCAACGAAGCGCTGGTGTCCATGAACTACAAGCAGTTCAAGGCACCGCCGGACTTCTTCACGGCGGGCGGTTTCTCGGCGGCCATGGCCATCGTCACGGCGCTCAAGAAGACCAATGGCGACACCAAGGCCAATGCGCTGATCAAGGCCATGGAAGGCATGAGCTTCGATACGCCCAAGGGACCGATGACCTTCCGCAAGCAGGACCACCAGGCCATGCAGAGCATGTACCACTTCAGGATCAAGAACGACCCGGCCTTTGCCTGGGGCGTGCCCGAGCTGGTGCGCGAGATCAAGCCTGAAGAGATGGATGTTCCCGTCCGGAACGGACGGTAA
- a CDS encoding ABC transporter ATP-binding protein yields the protein MLTTDKLTIRFGGHVAVNGVTCSFEPGTLTAIVGPNGAGKTTYFNLISGQLRATEGRVSLQGRDLTGLAPSARTRAGLGRAFQLTNLFPALSVLENVRLAVQATRQGAHRRGMNLWSIWSDHGMLLARAQQILEQVALWARRDEPVSALPHGDQRKLEVALLMALEPQVYMFDEPTAGMSHDEAPVILDLIRELKKDRSKTILLVEHKMDVVRELADRIIVLTNGTLVADGLPAEVIASPVVQQAYLGNVAGAAKEAA from the coding sequence ATGCTGACCACTGACAAGCTCACCATTCGCTTTGGCGGCCATGTGGCGGTCAACGGCGTGACCTGCTCCTTCGAGCCGGGCACGCTGACGGCCATCGTCGGCCCCAACGGCGCGGGCAAGACCACCTACTTCAATCTGATCTCGGGGCAGTTGCGGGCCACGGAGGGCCGGGTGTCGCTGCAGGGGCGCGACCTTACGGGTCTGGCACCCTCGGCGCGCACGCGCGCAGGCCTGGGGCGGGCCTTCCAGCTCACGAATCTGTTCCCGGCCCTGTCGGTGCTGGAGAACGTGCGCCTGGCCGTGCAGGCCACGCGCCAGGGCGCGCACCGGCGCGGCATGAACCTCTGGAGCATCTGGAGCGACCACGGCATGCTGCTGGCGCGTGCGCAGCAGATCCTGGAGCAGGTGGCGCTGTGGGCGCGGCGCGACGAACCGGTCTCGGCCCTGCCGCATGGCGACCAGCGCAAGCTGGAGGTGGCGCTGCTCATGGCGCTGGAGCCGCAGGTCTATATGTTCGACGAGCCCACGGCGGGCATGAGCCATGACGAGGCGCCGGTGATCCTCGATCTGATCCGCGAGCTCAAGAAGGACCGCAGCAAGACCATTTTGCTGGTGGAGCACAAGATGGACGTGGTGCGCGAGCTGGCCGACCGCATCATCGTGCTGACCAACGGCACGCTGGTGGCCGATGGGCTGCCGGCCGAGGTGATCGCTTCGCCCGTCGTGCAGCAAGCCTATCTGGGCAATGTCGCAGGCGCCGCCAAGGAGGCCGCATGA
- a CDS encoding ABC transporter ATP-binding protein produces MSNALLELQGVHTHIGAYHILHGVHLAVPRGEVTMLLGRNGAGKTTTLRTIMGLWQASQGSIRFGQQDITRLSTPAIARLNIAYVPENMGIFADLTVKENLLLAARSASNAARMDRQRLDWICELFPAVQKFWDHPAGKLSGGQKQMVAVARAIVEPRDLLIVDEPSKGLAPAIINNMIDAFAQLKASGVSILLVEQNIAFAKRLGDGVAVMDNGRVVHAGRMADLAADEELQQSLLGLAL; encoded by the coding sequence ATGAGCAACGCTTTGCTTGAACTCCAGGGCGTGCACACGCATATCGGTGCCTATCACATCCTCCACGGCGTTCACCTCGCCGTGCCGCGCGGCGAGGTCACCATGCTGCTGGGCCGCAATGGCGCGGGCAAGACCACCACGCTGCGCACCATCATGGGCCTGTGGCAGGCCAGCCAGGGCAGCATCCGTTTCGGCCAGCAGGACATCACGCGCCTGTCCACGCCGGCGATAGCCCGGCTCAACATCGCCTATGTGCCCGAGAACATGGGCATCTTCGCCGACCTCACGGTCAAGGAAAACCTGTTGCTGGCCGCACGCTCGGCCTCGAACGCCGCACGCATGGACCGCCAGCGCCTGGACTGGATCTGCGAGCTGTTCCCGGCCGTGCAGAAGTTCTGGGACCACCCGGCCGGCAAGCTCAGCGGCGGTCAAAAGCAGATGGTGGCCGTGGCGCGCGCCATCGTCGAGCCGCGCGACCTGCTCATCGTGGACGAGCCCAGCAAGGGCCTGGCTCCGGCCATCATCAACAACATGATCGACGCCTTCGCCCAGCTCAAGGCCAGCGGCGTGAGCATTCTGCTGGTGGAGCAGAACATCGCCTTTGCCAAGCGACTGGGCGACGGTGTGGCCGTGATGGACAACGGCCGTGTCGTGCATGCGGGCCGCATGGCCGATCTTGCGGCCGACGAGGAACTGCAGCAGTCGCTGCTGGGGCTGGCGCTATGA
- a CDS encoding branched-chain amino acid ABC transporter permease: MMRKDLDYKPLLLVPLLALATLPLVGSPSTWLTLTVAGLAMGMIIFVIASGLTLVFGLMDVLNFGHGVFIALGAFVATSVLGAMGDWTGSAQLWRNLVAVLPAMVVAMLVAGALGLAFERFIVRPVYGQHLKQILITMGGMIIGEELIKVIWGPQQIPLPLPEAMKGAWLLGDAAVEKYRVFAVLVGAAVFAVLAWTLARTKIGLLIRAGVQDREMVESLGYRVRRLFVAVFVAGSALAGLGGVMWGLYQQNVVAQMGAQVNVLIFIVIIIGGLGSTGGALIGALLVGLMANYTGFLVPKAALFSNIALMVAVLLWRPQGIYPVANR; the protein is encoded by the coding sequence ATGATGCGCAAGGACCTGGACTACAAGCCGCTGCTGCTGGTGCCGCTGCTGGCGCTGGCTACCTTGCCCCTGGTGGGCTCTCCCAGCACCTGGCTCACGCTGACGGTGGCGGGCCTGGCCATGGGCATGATCATCTTCGTCATCGCCTCGGGCCTGACCCTGGTATTCGGCCTCATGGACGTGCTCAACTTCGGTCACGGCGTGTTCATTGCGCTGGGCGCCTTCGTCGCCACCAGCGTGCTCGGCGCCATGGGCGACTGGACGGGCTCGGCACAGCTGTGGCGCAATCTGGTGGCCGTGCTGCCGGCCATGGTCGTGGCCATGCTGGTGGCGGGGGCCCTGGGCCTGGCCTTCGAGCGCTTCATCGTGCGGCCCGTCTACGGCCAGCATCTCAAGCAGATTCTCATCACCATGGGCGGCATGATCATCGGCGAGGAGCTGATCAAGGTCATCTGGGGTCCGCAGCAGATTCCGCTGCCGCTGCCCGAAGCCATGAAGGGCGCCTGGCTGCTGGGCGACGCGGCCGTGGAGAAATACCGGGTCTTCGCCGTGCTGGTGGGGGCTGCCGTGTTCGCCGTGCTGGCCTGGACGCTGGCACGCACCAAGATCGGCCTGCTGATCCGCGCCGGCGTGCAGGACCGCGAGATGGTCGAGTCCCTGGGCTACCGCGTGCGCCGATTGTTCGTGGCCGTGTTCGTCGCGGGCTCGGCCCTGGCCGGCCTGGGCGGCGTGATGTGGGGCCTGTACCAGCAGAACGTGGTGGCGCAGATGGGCGCCCAGGTCAATGTGCTGATCTTCATCGTCATCATCATCGGCGGTCTGGGCAGCACGGGCGGCGCGCTGATCGGTGCGCTGCTGGTAGGGCTGATGGCCAACTACACGGGCTTTCTGGTGCCCAAGGCGGCGCTGTTTTCCAATATCGCGCTCATGGTGGCCGTCTTGCTGTGGCGTCCCCAAGGCATCTATCCGGTCGCCAACCGCTGA